From the genome of Candidatus Hadarchaeales archaeon, one region includes:
- a CDS encoding argininosuccinate synthase — protein MRVALAYSGGLDTTVCIKLLQEKWNAEVITVCVDVGQSPEDLRQAAERAEKLGVLKHVHIDAKDEFIEKYVFQSVKANGNYEGYPLSTALARYPIAAKVVEVAKKEGADAVAHGCTGKGNDQFRFDITFSLLAPELKIIAPIRELNLDRQKEIEYAIKNKIPVSVKKKKPYSIDENLWGRSIEGGILENPAEPPPDEIYALTVSPEKVKKKRRIISINFENGVPVGLDGKKMKGVALVNALNKLAGSYGIGRIELIEDRILGLKARENYEAPAATVILQAHKALEQFVLTKQEFFFKQTVDKLWSDLVYSGFWFDPLKQDLDAFIDKTQEKVTGKVKVELNAGFSRVVGRESPYSLYEEDLVSFEKFGFDQREAASVIKFFSLQSMIAGRRRKVAPQR, from the coding sequence ATGAGGGTAGCTCTAGCATACAGCGGCGGTCTAGACACAACGGTCTGCATAAAGCTTCTCCAAGAAAAATGGAATGCGGAGGTCATAACGGTTTGTGTAGATGTGGGCCAGAGTCCAGAGGACCTCCGGCAGGCAGCAGAAAGGGCGGAAAAACTAGGGGTGTTAAAACACGTTCATATCGATGCGAAGGACGAGTTCATAGAAAAATATGTTTTTCAAAGCGTGAAAGCCAATGGAAATTACGAGGGATATCCGCTTTCGACGGCCCTGGCTCGATATCCGATAGCAGCAAAGGTAGTTGAAGTCGCAAAGAAAGAAGGCGCAGATGCTGTAGCTCACGGATGTACAGGAAAAGGCAACGACCAGTTCAGATTTGACATAACATTTTCTCTACTCGCTCCAGAGCTGAAAATAATTGCTCCAATCAGAGAACTGAACTTAGATAGACAGAAAGAAATCGAATATGCGATAAAAAACAAGATCCCCGTCTCTGTCAAAAAGAAAAAACCTTACAGCATTGATGAGAATCTCTGGGGTAGATCAATTGAAGGAGGCATTCTGGAGAACCCGGCCGAACCTCCTCCCGATGAAATATACGCTCTGACGGTATCTCCGGAGAAGGTCAAGAAAAAGCGCAGGATTATTTCTATAAACTTTGAGAACGGAGTTCCGGTAGGACTTGATGGTAAGAAAATGAAGGGAGTAGCGCTGGTCAATGCGTTAAATAAATTAGCTGGTTCGTATGGGATTGGCAGGATAGAATTAATCGAAGACAGAATTCTAGGTCTAAAGGCAAGGGAGAACTATGAGGCTCCCGCCGCAACGGTAATCTTGCAAGCTCACAAAGCCCTAGAACAATTTGTTCTGACGAAACAGGAATTTTTCTTCAAGCAAACGGTTGACAAGCTTTGGTCTGATTTGGTTTATAGCGGTTTCTGGTTCGATCCATTGAAGCAGGACTTGGATGCCTTTATAGATAAAACACAAGAAAAAGTAACTGGGAAAGTTAAAGTAGAGTTGAATGCAGGCTTTTCGAGAGTGGTGGGTAGAGAATCGCCATATTCTCTTTATGAGGAGGATCTTGTGTCTTTCGAAAAATTCGGTTTTGATCAGCGAGAAGCGGCATCTGTGATCAAATTCTTCAGTCTACAATCTATGATTGCCGGAAGGAGGAGAAAAGTTGCTCCGCAAAGGTAG
- the argH gene encoding argininosuccinate lyase, translating into MLRKGRFEKEMDKRIAKYTSSLEEDIRIFRQVVKINIAHVLMLLKMKIISAKEASKILSALLELFEISPSKLRLRPEFEDIHMVVEDFVIKKVGDIGGKIHIAKSRNDQVVAALRLQIKEEILDIARKLLDLIQVFNQKADETAEIVMPGYTHLQVGEPTTFGHYLLSYVQMFWRDLERFLQAYDRVNSSPMGSCSFAGTSFNIDRKIVAELLGFERIDKNTMDAVSSRDWLLESMTASAILMTNLSRLSEDMIIWSSLEFGFVDFPEEFSSTSSIMPQKKNPIVFEVVRAKAAETIGLLSGAMSLVKGLPQSYNLDLQELTPLLWRSFDETKHAIEVVSLAVREIRVNEERMKHSMEKGFATIVELANELVRSYGLSFRQAHAVAGRVVLNAIKDGKTIEKINVSDVARASSEILGRKIEISESVLKKILDPTSAIKSRNIEGGPSPNRIKEEVLRLQKEIDALTRKLTSEKEKLEVVEKKLIKMAKEVCR; encoded by the coding sequence TTGCTCCGCAAAGGTAGATTTGAAAAAGAAATGGATAAGCGCATTGCAAAATATACAAGTTCACTAGAAGAGGATATCCGGATTTTTAGACAAGTTGTGAAAATAAACATCGCACATGTTTTGATGCTTCTCAAAATGAAAATAATTTCCGCCAAAGAGGCATCAAAAATTTTATCAGCTTTACTAGAACTGTTTGAAATTTCACCATCTAAGTTGCGACTTCGTCCAGAATTTGAAGACATACATATGGTGGTGGAAGATTTTGTAATTAAAAAAGTTGGAGACATAGGCGGAAAAATTCATATAGCAAAAAGCCGAAATGATCAAGTTGTTGCGGCACTCAGATTACAGATCAAAGAAGAAATTTTGGACATCGCGAGAAAGCTGCTCGATTTAATTCAAGTATTCAATCAAAAAGCCGATGAAACCGCAGAAATTGTAATGCCGGGCTACACGCATCTCCAAGTCGGAGAACCAACGACTTTCGGGCATTATCTTCTCTCGTATGTTCAGATGTTTTGGAGAGATTTGGAGAGATTCTTGCAGGCATATGACAGAGTTAATTCGAGTCCAATGGGGTCCTGTTCATTTGCCGGGACGAGTTTCAATATAGACAGAAAAATTGTTGCAGAACTTTTAGGCTTTGAAAGAATCGATAAGAATACCATGGATGCTGTGAGTTCTCGCGATTGGTTACTTGAATCCATGACCGCTTCTGCGATATTGATGACAAACTTGAGCAGACTTTCCGAAGACATGATTATCTGGTCTTCTCTGGAGTTCGGCTTTGTGGATTTTCCGGAAGAATTTAGCTCAACTAGCAGCATAATGCCACAGAAAAAGAACCCAATAGTTTTCGAAGTGGTTAGAGCAAAAGCTGCCGAGACAATAGGTCTCCTTTCTGGAGCTATGTCGCTTGTGAAGGGTCTTCCCCAATCTTACAATTTGGATCTTCAAGAATTGACACCATTGCTCTGGAGATCTTTTGATGAAACAAAACACGCGATTGAGGTAGTTTCGCTAGCTGTCAGAGAAATACGGGTCAATGAGGAGAGAATGAAACATTCGATGGAAAAAGGTTTCGCTACCATCGTTGAGCTAGCGAACGAACTTGTTCGTTCTTATGGTCTAAGCTTCAGGCAGGCGCATGCAGTTGCTGGAAGAGTCGTTTTAAATGCCATAAAGGATGGAAAGACTATCGAAAAAATAAATGTAAGTGATGTGGCAAGGGCCTCGTCAGAGATACTCGGCAGAAAGATCGAGATATCCGAGAGCGTTCTGAAGAAAATTTTGGATCCAACCAGTGCAATAAAGTCAAGAAACATAGAGGGAGGACCGTCTCCGAACAGAATAAAAGAAGAGGTGCTGAGATTGCAAAAAGAAATCGATGCGTTGACTAGAAAATTAACGAGTGAAAAAGAAAAACTGGAGGTAGTGGAAAAGAAGTTAATCAAGATGGCTAAGGAGGTTTGCAGATGA
- the argC gene encoding N-acetyl-gamma-glutamyl-phosphate reductase: MKIRAAIVGVSGYTGGELLRLLFNHPNVEIAHICGAKSAGKTLKDYQPHLVGLLDWEIEEPDYRRLGESVDVVFFSTPHGVAMKHAPEVLKGGAKVVDLSADYRLKDLSIFEKYYGKHESPEIKGVYGLPEIHREEIKNSRLVANPGCYSTVVILALAPLVKENLIDTDHIVVDALSGSSGAGASPTEFTHHPTTASNVKPYSVCNHRHLPEIEQELSELAGKKVNVFFTPHLIPITRGILMTAHVFFREHVFSEDIREVYLDFYNGEPFVRLREKIPELNYVVGSNFCDIGFEISSDGKWGVVVSVIDNLIKGASGQAIQNMNIMFGIDEKTGLSIPPLRP, encoded by the coding sequence ATGAAAATAAGAGCAGCTATCGTTGGAGTTTCTGGTTATACGGGCGGAGAGTTGCTCAGACTTCTTTTTAACCACCCAAATGTGGAGATTGCCCATATCTGCGGGGCAAAAAGCGCCGGTAAAACCTTGAAGGATTATCAACCTCATTTAGTGGGTTTACTGGATTGGGAGATAGAAGAACCAGATTACAGAAGGTTGGGAGAATCGGTAGACGTTGTTTTCTTTTCAACTCCCCATGGTGTCGCGATGAAACATGCGCCAGAAGTTCTGAAAGGCGGAGCGAAAGTAGTCGATCTAAGTGCCGACTATAGATTAAAGGATTTGTCAATTTTTGAAAAATACTACGGAAAGCATGAGAGTCCGGAGATAAAAGGAGTTTATGGACTTCCAGAAATTCATAGAGAAGAAATTAAAAATTCGAGACTTGTTGCAAATCCGGGATGTTACTCTACCGTGGTTATATTGGCTCTCGCCCCTCTCGTAAAAGAAAACTTGATTGACACAGATCACATAGTCGTTGACGCCTTGTCCGGAAGTTCGGGTGCCGGAGCCTCTCCTACCGAGTTTACTCATCATCCGACTACTGCTTCGAATGTTAAACCATATTCTGTCTGTAATCATAGGCATCTTCCAGAAATCGAGCAGGAGCTTAGTGAGCTGGCCGGAAAGAAAGTGAACGTTTTTTTCACACCACATTTGATTCCAATTACTAGAGGGATATTGATGACAGCGCATGTCTTCTTCCGCGAGCATGTTTTCTCTGAAGACATTCGAGAAGTTTATCTGGATTTTTACAATGGAGAACCCTTCGTCAGGCTACGTGAAAAAATCCCTGAGCTCAATTACGTTGTCGGATCAAACTTCTGCGATATTGGCTTTGAAATTTCCAGCGACGGCAAATGGGGCGTGGTGGTTTCTGTAATCGATAATTTGATCAAGGGCGCCTCCGGTCAAGCCATACAGAACATGAACATAATGTTTGGAATTGATGAGAAGACCGGCCTCAGTATACCTCCCCTGCGACCCTAA
- the argJ gene encoding bifunctional ornithine acetyltransferase/N-acetylglutamate synthase, with product MITLIEGGITTVPGFLTAGVRAGIKRRGLDLMLIYSKDGPVPAAGAFTTNKIKGAAVILSQKHIKNGRIGAIVCNSGIANVFTGKRGLKDAERMAELTANLLNLKKKEVVVASTGIIGVYLPIKKIEKGIRLAVRELSDSREASLNAAKAIMTTDTFPKEAAAKVELEDGTIVTIAGIAKGAGMICPKMKCATMLSFIVTDAKITQEALRTALAQAVDKTFNMLNIDGETSTSDMVIVMANGRAGNREITSDKIDRNFQSGLECVMGELAWMIARDGEGATKVLQVHVINAKTAEEAKKAAKTIVGSNLVKSAMFGRDPNWGRVIAALGYSGVSFNPRKLSLEFESERGRVLLVKGENPPTKKLLMRTRDILRSKEIEIRVNLGVGKECATALGCDLTYDYVRINSRYTT from the coding sequence ATGATTACTCTAATAGAGGGTGGAATAACAACAGTTCCTGGATTCCTGACCGCGGGTGTTAGAGCCGGAATAAAGAGGAGAGGTTTGGATCTAATGTTGATATATTCTAAAGATGGCCCAGTTCCTGCAGCCGGAGCTTTTACAACAAATAAAATAAAAGGAGCAGCAGTCATCCTGAGCCAGAAACACATAAAAAATGGAAGAATTGGTGCAATCGTTTGCAACTCCGGAATTGCGAATGTGTTTACCGGTAAGCGAGGTCTAAAGGATGCAGAAAGAATGGCCGAGTTGACCGCCAATCTGCTAAATTTAAAGAAAAAGGAAGTTGTTGTGGCATCCACCGGTATAATCGGAGTATACCTCCCGATCAAGAAAATAGAAAAAGGAATAAGACTGGCGGTCAGAGAATTATCGGATTCTAGGGAAGCCAGCTTGAATGCGGCTAAAGCAATAATGACAACTGATACTTTTCCAAAGGAGGCAGCTGCGAAAGTGGAGTTGGAAGATGGTACAATTGTCACCATTGCAGGTATAGCCAAAGGTGCGGGAATGATTTGTCCAAAGATGAAATGTGCAACAATGTTATCGTTCATCGTGACGGATGCAAAAATAACACAAGAAGCTTTGCGCACCGCTCTTGCCCAAGCTGTTGATAAAACCTTTAACATGTTGAACATAGATGGAGAGACCAGCACGAGTGATATGGTGATCGTCATGGCGAACGGTCGAGCAGGAAATCGGGAAATAACGTCAGATAAAATAGACAGAAACTTCCAGAGCGGGCTAGAATGCGTAATGGGTGAGTTGGCTTGGATGATCGCTAGAGATGGGGAGGGTGCAACAAAAGTTCTCCAAGTTCATGTCATTAACGCTAAAACTGCGGAGGAAGCAAAAAAAGCGGCAAAAACGATTGTCGGTTCAAATCTCGTAAAATCAGCCATGTTCGGAAGAGATCCAAACTGGGGTAGGGTGATCGCAGCTCTAGGTTACTCGGGAGTTTCTTTTAACCCGCGCAAGCTATCGCTTGAGTTTGAAAGTGAAAGGGGAAGGGTTCTACTTGTCAAAGGGGAAAATCCACCAACGAAAAAGCTTCTGATGCGTACGAGGGATATTCTGAGAAGCAAAGAAATAGAAATAAGGGTTAATTTGGGAGTGGGTAAAGAATGCGCGACTGCTTTGGGATGTGATTTGACGTACGATTATGTGAGAATCAACTCAAGATACACGACATAA
- a CDS encoding DUF4443 domain-containing protein — protein sequence MGGPLPRFSPPHLWMALELIGKHKRIGRGQLAKIMKLGEGSVRTILERLNKLGLVLSARGGSCLSERGKKLLDELPTISEIKLRYLSLGKISMISKVPGGSVRVTSGMEQRDAAVQIGGKGATVLVFKKGKLRFPDGIEVRKEADAILAISRPEEGDAIIVGFGDDRISAELATKAAVLSLLPKISKIFTELCRVS from the coding sequence TTGGGAGGTCCTCTTCCTCGTTTCTCGCCGCCGCATCTTTGGATGGCTCTTGAGCTGATAGGCAAACATAAACGAATCGGGCGCGGGCAACTCGCCAAAATCATGAAGCTAGGAGAAGGAAGCGTTAGAACTATTTTGGAGAGATTAAATAAACTGGGACTCGTTCTTTCCGCAAGGGGTGGAAGTTGTCTGAGCGAGAGAGGGAAAAAACTTCTAGACGAATTACCAACAATCTCGGAGATAAAATTAAGATATCTTTCGCTTGGCAAGATTAGTATGATTTCCAAGGTTCCTGGTGGAAGTGTTCGCGTAACCTCGGGAATGGAGCAAAGAGATGCTGCAGTACAAATCGGGGGAAAAGGCGCTACCGTGTTGGTTTTCAAAAAGGGAAAACTCAGATTTCCCGACGGAATTGAGGTCAGAAAAGAGGCTGATGCGATTCTTGCGATTTCTAGACCTGAAGAAGGTGATGCAATAATAGTTGGCTTCGGAGACGATAGAATATCAGCCGAGCTAGCCACCAAGGCTGCAGTTCTTTCTCTTTTGCCGAAAATATCGAAAATTTTTACGGAGTTATGTCGTGTATCTTGA
- the argF gene encoding ornithine carbamoyltransferase, whose translation MKRDFIVMSDISPAELFKLLKEARKMKIERGKVRKDLAGKTIAMIFEKPSTRTRVSFEVGIRELGGNVIFLGTQEMQLSRGETIFDTAKTLSRYVHGIIARVSAHETLVEFAKYSDVPVINALSPLEHPCQALADLLTIYEKKGKLKGVKLAWIGDGNNVCNSLLIACGMTGMNISVATPKGYEPPVEIVKKAKEFASKSGSKIEILNDPRTALIGAEVVYTDVFVSMGQEKEKEKRMRDFSGFKVTEELMSFAEPDAIFMHCLPAHRGEEVDPEVIDGPKSVVFDQAENRLHAQKALLKFLIT comes from the coding sequence TTGAAGAGAGACTTCATAGTAATGTCAGACATAAGCCCTGCCGAACTTTTCAAACTTTTGAAAGAAGCTAGGAAGATGAAAATCGAAAGAGGGAAAGTAAGAAAAGATTTAGCTGGAAAAACAATTGCTATGATTTTCGAGAAACCCTCAACAAGAACGAGGGTTTCTTTTGAAGTTGGAATTCGAGAACTTGGAGGAAACGTAATTTTTCTTGGTACCCAAGAAATGCAGCTTTCTAGAGGGGAGACAATCTTCGACACTGCTAAAACTCTGAGCAGATATGTTCATGGAATAATTGCTCGAGTATCTGCACATGAGACGCTTGTTGAGTTTGCAAAATATAGCGATGTTCCGGTCATAAATGCGCTCAGCCCACTTGAACATCCCTGTCAGGCGCTTGCGGATCTTTTGACGATATATGAGAAAAAAGGAAAGTTGAAAGGAGTTAAGCTCGCCTGGATTGGAGATGGAAACAATGTTTGCAATTCATTGCTTATCGCTTGCGGGATGACTGGAATGAACATTAGCGTGGCTACACCAAAAGGTTATGAACCACCTGTAGAAATCGTAAAGAAAGCCAAAGAATTCGCCTCAAAAAGTGGGAGTAAAATCGAAATTTTGAATGATCCAAGAACTGCTTTGATCGGCGCGGAAGTCGTTTACACTGACGTTTTTGTTTCAATGGGGCAAGAGAAAGAAAAAGAGAAAAGAATGAGGGATTTTTCCGGTTTCAAAGTCACAGAAGAACTCATGTCATTTGCAGAACCTGATGCGATTTTCATGCACTGTTTACCAGCACACAGGGGAGAAGAAGTAGATCCAGAAGTAATCGATGGGCCAAAATCTGTTGTTTTTGACCAGGCTGAAAATCGGTTGCACGCACAAAAAGCCTTGCTGAAATTTTTAATCACTTGA
- a CDS encoding aspartate aminotransferase family protein: MRTLEVYARHVANTYNKIPIILTKGKGMYVFDEKGRRYIDFVGGIAVCSLGHCPTSVVKVLRKQLGKLMHASNLYYTHEQANLARLLAQICPNGIEKFFFCNSGAEANEGALKLAIKHTKRSKIIVMEGSFHGRTALIVGATWKIEYRKPYEAIIPKVFEFVPFGDLQAVERAMNDQVAAVLTEPIQGEGGVRVPPDDFLPGLRKLCDERNVLLVLDEIQTGMCRTGKWFACEHWRVSPDVMTIAKALGSGFPIGALGARAEVMDSFMPGDHASTFGGNPLACVAAIETIKTMKKLKLPERVTKTGDYFMKRLLELAESYKQIVEVRGKGLMIGMEVVSKEIAQKIQLDMLKKGFLINVTAEKVLRFVPPLIVEKSHIDKLVDALDQLLGG; the protein is encoded by the coding sequence TTGAGAACGCTGGAGGTATATGCTAGACATGTCGCAAACACTTACAATAAGATACCGATAATTCTCACAAAAGGAAAGGGAATGTATGTCTTCGACGAGAAAGGACGAAGATATATCGACTTCGTCGGAGGTATCGCAGTCTGCTCTCTAGGTCATTGCCCAACAAGTGTGGTAAAGGTCTTACGCAAACAACTTGGAAAATTAATGCATGCATCTAACCTCTATTACACACATGAACAGGCAAATCTTGCCAGACTTCTCGCTCAAATCTGTCCAAACGGTATAGAAAAATTCTTCTTCTGCAATTCTGGAGCCGAAGCAAATGAAGGAGCCCTAAAACTCGCGATAAAACATACAAAAAGAAGCAAGATAATCGTCATGGAGGGGTCCTTTCATGGACGTACAGCCCTAATAGTTGGAGCTACTTGGAAAATCGAATATCGAAAACCTTACGAGGCGATAATTCCAAAAGTTTTCGAATTCGTGCCTTTTGGAGATTTGCAAGCGGTTGAAAGAGCAATGAACGACCAAGTTGCTGCAGTGCTAACCGAACCGATTCAAGGAGAGGGAGGTGTCAGGGTCCCTCCAGATGATTTCTTACCGGGTCTCAGAAAGTTATGCGATGAGCGAAATGTGCTCCTTGTTCTTGATGAGATACAAACCGGTATGTGCAGAACCGGTAAATGGTTTGCATGTGAACATTGGAGGGTTTCGCCGGATGTGATGACAATAGCCAAGGCTCTTGGCTCAGGCTTTCCAATAGGTGCTCTGGGTGCGCGCGCAGAAGTGATGGACTCGTTCATGCCTGGCGACCATGCATCGACCTTTGGTGGAAATCCGCTCGCCTGCGTAGCCGCAATCGAAACAATAAAGACCATGAAAAAGCTGAAATTACCCGAAAGAGTAACCAAAACAGGAGATTATTTCATGAAAAGACTTTTAGAGCTCGCGGAGAGCTACAAGCAAATCGTTGAAGTTCGCGGAAAGGGGCTTATGATAGGTATGGAAGTGGTATCCAAAGAAATCGCACAGAAAATTCAGCTCGATATGTTGAAAAAGGGATTCTTGATAAATGTTACAGCTGAAAAAGTGTTAAGATTTGTTCCGCCGCTGATAGTCGAGAAAAGTCATATAGATAAGCTTGTTGATGCACTTGATCAGCTTCTCGGGGGATGA
- the argB gene encoding acetylglutamate kinase, translating to MQEKAQALLEALPYIQEFHGEIIIIKLGGKILESEKLLQHVLQDVVLLHLLGMKIVLVHGGGHEISEEMRKAGIKPKFVEGLRVTDEQTMEILYEQLAGKLNKQIVLGINKIWFETRQRRKEEYPIGLAVGITGMDGALIKAKKLIYKTTTSKGKEIEIDLGLVGEVEKIDTELIRSLLRAGKIPVIAPIGVDSEGRSLNLNADTVAAELAISLKAKKLILLTDVTGVLRNPNDETSLISVLTVEEAQKLIKDGVVKKGMIPKLEACIKAIQGGVERCHILSGLIQHSILLEILTDKGVGTMIVGG from the coding sequence ATGCAGGAGAAGGCTCAAGCTTTACTGGAGGCTCTACCTTACATTCAAGAATTTCATGGAGAGATAATAATCATAAAACTTGGCGGAAAGATTTTGGAATCTGAAAAGCTCTTACAGCATGTGCTACAAGATGTTGTACTTCTACACCTGCTAGGGATGAAAATCGTTCTAGTTCATGGAGGAGGACACGAAATCAGCGAGGAAATGCGCAAAGCGGGGATAAAACCAAAATTTGTCGAGGGACTCAGGGTTACTGACGAACAAACGATGGAAATCCTTTATGAACAACTGGCAGGTAAGCTCAACAAACAGATCGTCCTGGGAATCAACAAGATCTGGTTTGAAACTCGGCAGAGAAGAAAAGAGGAATATCCGATCGGTCTAGCCGTTGGGATAACAGGAATGGATGGCGCTCTCATAAAAGCAAAAAAACTCATATACAAGACCACAACGAGTAAGGGCAAGGAAATTGAAATAGATTTGGGACTGGTTGGAGAGGTTGAAAAAATTGATACCGAGCTCATACGCAGCTTGCTCAGAGCAGGAAAAATCCCAGTCATAGCACCGATCGGTGTCGATTCCGAAGGGAGAAGCTTAAATCTTAATGCGGATACTGTTGCGGCAGAACTTGCTATCAGCCTAAAAGCCAAAAAACTGATTCTTCTCACAGACGTAACTGGCGTTCTTAGAAATCCAAACGATGAAACTTCTCTCATTTCGGTGCTGACTGTTGAGGAAGCGCAAAAACTCATCAAAGATGGTGTGGTAAAGAAAGGAATGATACCGAAGCTCGAGGCATGCATAAAAGCTATTCAGGGAGGAGTCGAACGCTGCCACATATTGAGTGGTCTGATTCAACATTCGATCTTACTCGAAATTCTTACTGACAAAGGAGTAGGAACGATGATCGTTGGGGGATAA
- a CDS encoding isocitrate/isopropylmalate family dehydrogenase, whose protein sequence is MAYKIAVIPGDGIGPEVIREGVKVLQTLQDCMPEVKLEFVYFPYGADHYLKTGETISEEGLKELSKFDAIYLGALGDPRVPPGILEQGILLKIRFYFEQFVNLRPVKLYPGVPCPLVGKKPEDVNFYIVRENTEDFYVGIGGRIREKRRTEHEIKRSIYSIKFGLDLEVDGDEIAYQIGVISRKGAERVIRYAFELAHRKGKKRVTNVDKANVLTHVYSLWREVFEKIAKEYPDIETEHAFVDAISMWFVKNPEWYQVVVTPNMFGDIITDLGAMIQGGMGLAPGGNINPEGISMFEPIHGSAPKYAGKNVANPIATILAGHLMLEQLGETKAAEVLEKAVAEVLREGKVRTKDLGGSSSTSEVGDAIANKIREICGIRHQA, encoded by the coding sequence GTGGCATACAAAATCGCCGTAATCCCCGGAGATGGAATAGGTCCAGAAGTGATACGTGAAGGAGTAAAAGTTCTCCAAACCTTGCAAGACTGTATGCCGGAGGTCAAGCTAGAATTCGTTTACTTTCCGTATGGTGCGGACCATTATCTTAAAACTGGAGAAACGATTTCAGAAGAAGGTCTGAAAGAACTCTCGAAATTTGACGCGATATATTTGGGTGCCTTGGGAGATCCGCGAGTTCCACCCGGCATACTCGAACAAGGAATTTTGCTGAAAATACGTTTTTACTTTGAGCAATTCGTCAATCTACGGCCGGTTAAGCTTTATCCGGGGGTACCGTGCCCGCTGGTCGGAAAGAAACCCGAAGACGTGAACTTCTATATCGTGAGAGAAAATACCGAGGATTTTTACGTTGGAATTGGCGGAAGAATCCGAGAAAAGAGAAGAACAGAGCATGAGATCAAACGTTCGATTTATTCGATAAAATTTGGGCTTGACTTGGAGGTTGATGGCGACGAAATCGCATATCAAATCGGCGTAATAAGCAGAAAAGGTGCGGAACGCGTAATCAGATATGCATTCGAACTCGCACATAGAAAGGGAAAGAAAAGAGTTACCAACGTAGATAAAGCAAACGTTTTAACGCATGTATATTCGCTTTGGAGGGAAGTTTTTGAAAAAATAGCAAAAGAATATCCCGACATAGAGACTGAGCATGCCTTCGTCGATGCAATAAGCATGTGGTTTGTTAAAAATCCTGAATGGTATCAGGTTGTTGTGACACCGAATATGTTCGGAGACATCATAACCGACCTCGGAGCGATGATCCAGGGAGGAATGGGTCTCGCACCAGGAGGAAACATAAACCCGGAGGGCATCAGTATGTTTGAACCGATCCATGGGTCGGCACCGAAGTATGCCGGGAAGAATGTGGCTAACCCAATAGCTACAATACTTGCTGGACACCTAATGCTTGAGCAGCTGGGAGAAACGAAAGCTGCAGAGGTTCTAGAGAAAGCCGTTGCAGAAGTGCTTAGGGAAGGAAAAGTAAGGACAAAAGATCTGGGCGGTTCTTCTTCAACCTCAGAAGTAGGTGATGCAATAGCCAACAAGATTAGAGAAATATGCGGAATTCGACATCAAGCTTGA